A stretch of the Bradyrhizobium sp. CCBAU 53351 genome encodes the following:
- a CDS encoding TRAP transporter substrate-binding protein, with protein sequence MKSRLVRAGLIAGAMLATTPALAQTKWNLPAAYPADNPHSENLVAFAKDVEAATSGKLQITVHPGASLFKAPDIKRAVVTGQAQMGEVLLSIHENEDPLFGVDVVPFLATSFPDAMKLYQASKPAIAKKLDAQGLKLLFVVPWAPQGVYVNKPLASIEDMKGLKWRAYNVGTARIGELVGAQSVTIQAAELPQALATGVVNSFMSSGGTGYDAKAWESLKYFYDVQAWIPKDYTFVNKAAFDALDKPTQEAILKAAATAETRGWKAWQDKSTWYLDQLKAKGMNVEPPSPALKAGFQKIGEQLTADWLKKAGADGQAIVDAYKKM encoded by the coding sequence ATGAAGTCTCGTTTAGTTCGCGCAGGTCTGATTGCCGGCGCCATGCTGGCCACAACGCCCGCTTTGGCCCAAACCAAATGGAATCTGCCGGCCGCGTATCCTGCGGATAATCCGCACTCCGAAAACCTGGTCGCCTTCGCCAAGGACGTGGAAGCCGCGACGTCCGGAAAACTTCAGATCACGGTTCATCCCGGCGCCTCGCTGTTCAAGGCACCCGACATCAAGCGCGCGGTGGTGACCGGGCAGGCGCAGATGGGCGAGGTGCTGCTCTCGATCCACGAGAACGAGGATCCGCTGTTCGGCGTCGACGTCGTGCCGTTCCTCGCGACCAGCTTCCCGGACGCGATGAAGCTTTATCAGGCATCCAAGCCCGCGATCGCCAAGAAGCTCGATGCGCAGGGTCTCAAGCTGCTGTTCGTGGTGCCGTGGGCGCCGCAAGGCGTCTATGTCAACAAGCCGCTCGCCTCCATCGAGGACATGAAGGGCCTGAAATGGCGGGCCTACAACGTAGGGACGGCGCGCATCGGCGAGCTGGTCGGGGCGCAATCGGTCACGATCCAGGCCGCCGAACTGCCGCAGGCGCTTGCGACCGGCGTCGTGAATTCCTTCATGTCGTCGGGCGGCACCGGCTACGACGCGAAGGCCTGGGAGTCGCTGAAGTATTTCTACGACGTGCAGGCCTGGATTCCCAAGGACTACACCTTCGTCAACAAGGCCGCGTTCGATGCGCTCGACAAGCCGACCCAGGAGGCCATCCTCAAGGCGGCGGCAACGGCGGAAACCCGCGGCTGGAAGGCCTGGCAGGACAAGAGCACCTGGTACCTCGACCAGCTCAAGGCGAAAGGCATGAACGTCGAGCCGCCGAGCCCGGCGCTCAAGGCCGGCTTCCAGAAGATCGGCGAACAGCTCACGGCCGACTGGCTCAAGAAGGCTGGCGCCGACGGTCAGGCCATCGTCGACGCCTACAAGAAGATGTGA
- a CDS encoding autotransporter outer membrane beta-barrel domain-containing protein yields the protein MRVRLALLLSAAWLLLPDAAAAQATREFGAFAGTQGFGPGSPNAPAGFNSFSAAAFGGPQLAGFPGASFGNGGGGGVQSAYGWNAEPPGLASAARFDMRQAFGGGADRVPQAETAQATFLAMTQFTQTLLDPAIDGRGIGPAEVDAELTAYADIGNERTHGGIGREAYGALYGKPSLAAPQWRVWAAGFGGSQMSTGGNGSATRSFGTVAGADYSLSPQTRIGFALAGGGTGFASNFSSGRSDLFQAGGFVRHSAGSAYVTTALAYGWQAITGDYQVTPAGTDQLNTAVNAHAYSGRLEGGYRLATRWLGITPYAGAQITNFRLPSDTPQPASVADRFPTAAGSNSFTDSRTELGLRASTSVVLFGSLISLRGRLAWAHDFSAGQSIPPAFQSLPGQRLVAGGVSLAPNAALAGVAVELRDLNGWSAVANFDSEVSDLVRSYTGRATLRYAW from the coding sequence GTGCGTGTGCGTCTGGCGCTGCTGCTATCGGCGGCCTGGCTGCTGCTGCCGGACGCGGCCGCTGCGCAAGCCACGCGCGAGTTCGGCGCATTCGCGGGCACGCAAGGGTTTGGCCCCGGCAGTCCGAATGCCCCAGCAGGCTTCAACAGTTTCTCGGCCGCAGCATTTGGCGGACCGCAGCTGGCAGGTTTCCCGGGAGCTTCGTTCGGCAATGGCGGCGGAGGCGGCGTGCAGTCGGCCTATGGCTGGAATGCCGAACCGCCCGGACTTGCCAGCGCGGCGCGCTTCGACATGCGGCAGGCCTTCGGCGGCGGCGCCGATCGCGTCCCGCAGGCCGAGACGGCACAGGCGACATTTCTTGCGATGACGCAGTTCACGCAGACCCTGCTCGATCCTGCCATCGACGGGCGCGGCATCGGGCCCGCCGAGGTCGATGCGGAACTCACGGCCTACGCCGATATCGGAAACGAGCGGACGCATGGCGGCATCGGACGCGAAGCCTATGGGGCGCTGTATGGCAAGCCCTCGCTCGCGGCCCCGCAATGGCGGGTCTGGGCTGCCGGCTTTGGCGGTTCGCAGATGTCGACCGGCGGCAACGGATCAGCCACTCGGAGTTTTGGCACGGTCGCCGGCGCGGATTATTCGCTCTCGCCGCAGACGCGGATCGGCTTTGCCCTCGCCGGCGGCGGCACCGGCTTTGCCAGCAATTTCTCGAGCGGCCGCTCCGACCTGTTCCAGGCCGGCGGCTTCGTCAGGCACTCGGCTGGGTCGGCCTATGTCACGACCGCGCTCGCTTACGGCTGGCAGGCCATCACCGGCGACTATCAGGTCACGCCGGCCGGCACCGACCAGCTCAACACGGCGGTCAACGCCCATGCCTATTCCGGCCGCCTCGAAGGCGGTTATCGTTTGGCCACGCGCTGGCTTGGCATCACGCCCTATGCGGGTGCACAGATCACCAATTTCCGCCTGCCCTCAGACACGCCGCAGCCCGCCTCCGTGGCCGACAGATTCCCGACGGCGGCCGGCAGCAACAGCTTCACCGACAGCCGCACCGAGCTCGGTCTGCGCGCGAGCACCTCCGTTGTGCTGTTCGGCAGCCTGATCAGCCTGCGCGGACGGCTCGCCTGGGCCCATGATTTCAGCGCGGGACAGTCGATTCCACCGGCGTTCCAGTCGTTGCCGGGCCAGCGGCTTGTCGCGGGCGGCGTGTCATTGGCGCCGAACGCAGCGCTGGCAGGCGTTGCGGTCGAGCTTCGCGATTTGAACGGCTGGTCTGCCGTTGCGAACTTCGACAGCGAAGTGTCGGACCTGGTGCGCTCTTACACCGGCAGGGCCACGCTACGTTACGCCTGGTGA
- a CDS encoding acyl-CoA synthetase, which yields MSERQNQYNIGLDKTPANYVPLSPLSFLARSAAVYPDHVSTVYEGRSFTWAQTYERCRRFASWLARKGIGVGDTVAAMLPNIPAMNEAHFAVPMTGAVLNALNIRLDAPSIAFQLDHGGAKIILVDPEFSGVITDALAQMTGPRPFVVDVDDASFKSGSRIGEIEYEAAVAQGDPAFTAIPPSDEWDAIALSYTSGTTGNPKGVVTHHRGAYLNAVSNILAGNLGQHPVYLWTLPMFHCNGWCFPWTIAAAAGINVCLRKVEPTRIFELIKRHGVTHMCGAPIVYNTLINAPDAPKGNAARRVVGLIAGAAPPVAVLEGAESIGIKLTHVYGLTEVYGPASVCAEQPGWDELPPAERARMKRRQGVPYPLEEGVTVINPQTMQEAPRDGETIGEVMFRGNIVMKGYLKNEKATKEAFEGGWFHTGDLGVLDEHGYVIIKDRSKDIIISGGENISSVEVEDILYKHPAVLFAAVVAKPDPKWGEVPCAFVELKDGASASEADIIAFCRSHMSGFKTPKAVVFGPIPKTSTGKIQKFLLRNEVGSAKAITA from the coding sequence ATGAGTGAGCGGCAGAACCAGTACAATATCGGCCTCGACAAGACGCCCGCTAACTACGTGCCGCTGAGCCCCCTAAGCTTCCTCGCGCGCAGCGCCGCCGTCTATCCCGATCATGTCAGCACGGTCTATGAGGGACGCAGCTTCACGTGGGCGCAGACCTATGAGCGCTGCAGGCGCTTTGCGTCCTGGCTTGCGCGCAAGGGCATCGGCGTCGGCGACACCGTAGCAGCGATGCTGCCGAACATCCCGGCGATGAACGAGGCGCATTTCGCGGTACCCATGACCGGCGCCGTGCTCAACGCGCTCAACATCCGCCTCGATGCGCCATCGATCGCGTTTCAGCTCGACCATGGCGGCGCGAAAATCATCCTGGTCGATCCCGAGTTTTCGGGTGTCATCACCGACGCACTGGCGCAGATGACGGGCCCTCGGCCGTTCGTGGTCGACGTCGACGACGCATCGTTCAAGAGCGGCAGTCGCATCGGTGAGATCGAGTATGAGGCGGCGGTCGCGCAAGGCGATCCCGCTTTCACGGCGATCCCGCCGAGCGATGAATGGGACGCGATCGCGCTGAGCTACACCTCGGGCACCACGGGCAATCCCAAGGGTGTCGTCACCCATCATCGCGGCGCGTATCTCAACGCCGTCAGCAACATCCTCGCCGGCAATCTCGGCCAGCATCCGGTCTATCTCTGGACGCTGCCGATGTTCCACTGCAACGGATGGTGCTTCCCCTGGACCATCGCGGCCGCGGCCGGCATCAATGTCTGCCTGCGCAAGGTCGAGCCGACCAGGATCTTCGAGCTGATCAAGCGCCATGGCGTCACCCACATGTGCGGCGCGCCGATCGTCTACAACACGCTGATCAACGCGCCCGACGCGCCCAAAGGCAATGCGGCCCGCCGCGTCGTCGGCCTGATCGCCGGCGCCGCGCCGCCCGTCGCGGTGCTCGAGGGCGCCGAGAGCATCGGCATCAAGCTGACACATGTCTATGGCCTGACCGAGGTCTACGGCCCCGCCTCCGTCTGCGCCGAGCAGCCCGGCTGGGACGAGCTTCCGCCCGCCGAGCGCGCGCGCATGAAACGCCGGCAGGGCGTGCCCTACCCGCTCGAGGAAGGCGTCACCGTCATCAACCCGCAGACCATGCAGGAGGCGCCGCGCGACGGCGAGACCATCGGCGAGGTCATGTTCCGCGGCAACATCGTGATGAAGGGCTATCTCAAGAACGAGAAGGCGACCAAGGAAGCGTTCGAGGGCGGCTGGTTTCACACCGGCGATCTCGGCGTGCTCGACGAGCATGGCTACGTCATCATCAAGGATCGTTCCAAGGACATCATCATCTCCGGCGGCGAGAACATCTCCTCCGTCGAGGTCGAGGACATTCTCTACAAGCACCCGGCCGTGCTGTTCGCCGCCGTGGTCGCAAAGCCCGATCCGAAATGGGGCGAAGTGCCCTGCGCCTTCGTCGAGCTGAAGGACGGCGCCAGCGCCAGCGAAGCCGACATCATCGCGTTCTGCCGCTCGCACATGAGTGGCTTCAAGACGCCGAAGGCCGTCGTGTTCGGACCGATCCCGAAGACGTCCACGGGCAAGATCCAGAAATTCCTGCTGCGCAACGAAGTGGGATCCGCGAAGGCGATTACGGCCTGA
- a CDS encoding TRAP transporter large permease subunit, whose translation MAHVEVEVTAVVGGEAALQSPRRPSLLTSVERALGLLVEIPAAILVVAEIVILFAGVVARYGLHRPLIWSDELASILFLWLAMLGAAVAFRRSEHMRMTAVVASARPAMRAYLDLVATCAAMAFLALIVWPACDYAYEESYITTPALQISNMWRAAALPAGIGLMAAFALLRLMRAADWRMVAKAVATVAVVIGLFWLAEPSLRPLGNLNLVIFFVGVAGFCVFAGVPIAFGFGLAIFGYLALTTRTPVMVLVGRMDEGMSHLILLSVPLFVFLGLLIEMTGMARAMVAFLASLLGHVRGGLHYVLVGAMYLVSGISGAKAADMAAVAPVLFPEMKQRGAKPGDLVALLAATGAQTETIPPSLVLITIGSVTGVSIAALFTGGLLPGVVLAFTLCMLVWWRYRHEDMSHVRRATGGEIGKTFVVALPALALPFVIRYAVVEGIATATEVSTIGIVYGAIVGLLVYRRFDWRRLLPMLVETAALSGAILLIIGTATGMAWGLTQSGFSRSLAAAMTGLPGGAATFIAVSILAFTILGSVLEGIPAIVLFGPLLFPIARAVGVHEVHYAMVIILAMGIGLFAPPFGVGYYAACAIGRVDPAEGIRPIWGYLLALLVGLIIVAIFPWISIGFL comes from the coding sequence ATGGCTCATGTCGAGGTCGAGGTGACCGCAGTGGTGGGCGGCGAGGCGGCGTTGCAGTCCCCTCGCCGACCTTCGTTGCTGACTTCGGTCGAGCGCGCGCTCGGTCTCCTCGTCGAAATCCCGGCGGCGATCCTGGTCGTCGCCGAGATCGTGATCCTGTTTGCCGGCGTGGTCGCGCGCTACGGCCTGCACCGGCCGCTGATCTGGTCGGACGAGCTCGCCTCGATCCTGTTCCTCTGGCTCGCCATGCTGGGCGCGGCGGTTGCGTTCCGCCGCTCCGAGCACATGCGCATGACCGCGGTCGTCGCCAGCGCGCGGCCGGCCATGCGGGCCTATCTCGATCTGGTCGCAACCTGTGCAGCCATGGCGTTCCTGGCCCTGATCGTCTGGCCCGCCTGCGACTACGCCTATGAGGAAAGCTACATCACGACGCCGGCGCTGCAGATCTCCAACATGTGGCGCGCCGCCGCGCTGCCGGCCGGCATCGGCCTGATGGCGGCCTTTGCCTTGCTGCGGCTGATGCGCGCCGCCGATTGGCGGATGGTCGCGAAGGCCGTCGCCACCGTTGCCGTCGTGATCGGCCTGTTCTGGCTGGCGGAGCCGTCGCTGCGGCCGCTCGGCAATCTCAACCTCGTCATCTTCTTCGTCGGCGTCGCCGGCTTCTGCGTCTTCGCCGGCGTTCCCATTGCGTTCGGCTTTGGCCTTGCGATCTTCGGCTATCTCGCGCTGACCACGCGCACGCCTGTCATGGTGCTGGTCGGGCGGATGGACGAGGGCATGAGCCACCTCATCCTGCTCTCGGTGCCGCTGTTCGTCTTCCTCGGGCTGCTGATCGAGATGACCGGCATGGCGCGCGCCATGGTGGCGTTCCTGGCGAGCCTGCTCGGCCATGTCCGCGGCGGCCTGCATTACGTGCTGGTCGGCGCCATGTACCTGGTCTCGGGCATATCAGGCGCCAAGGCCGCGGACATGGCGGCCGTCGCGCCCGTGCTGTTTCCGGAGATGAAGCAGCGCGGCGCCAAGCCCGGCGATCTCGTCGCGCTGCTGGCGGCGACCGGCGCCCAGACCGAGACGATTCCGCCGAGCCTCGTGCTGATCACGATCGGCTCGGTCACCGGCGTGTCGATCGCCGCCCTGTTCACCGGCGGTCTTCTGCCCGGCGTCGTGCTCGCGTTCACGCTCTGCATGCTGGTGTGGTGGCGCTACCGCCACGAGGACATGAGCCATGTCCGCCGCGCCACGGGTGGCGAGATCGGCAAGACCTTCGTCGTCGCCCTGCCCGCGCTCGCGCTGCCCTTCGTGATCCGCTACGCCGTGGTCGAGGGCATCGCCACCGCGACCGAGGTTTCCACCATCGGCATCGTCTATGGCGCGATCGTCGGCCTCCTCGTCTATCGCCGCTTCGACTGGCGGCGGCTGCTTCCGATGCTGGTCGAGACGGCCGCGCTGTCGGGCGCCATTCTGCTGATCATCGGCACGGCGACCGGCATGGCCTGGGGGTTGACGCAATCCGGCTTCTCGCGCTCGCTGGCCGCCGCCATGACCGGATTGCCGGGCGGAGCTGCGACCTTCATCGCCGTCTCGATCCTGGCCTTCACGATCCTCGGCAGCGTGCTGGAGGGCATCCCGGCGATCGTGCTGTTCGGACCGCTGCTGTTTCCGATCGCCCGCGCTGTTGGGGTGCACGAGGTGCACTACGCCATGGTGATCATCCTCGCCATGGGCATCGGACTATTCGCGCCGCCCTTCGGCGTCGGCTATTATGCCGCCTGCGCCATCGGACGCGTCGATCCGGCGGAGGGTATCCGGCCGATCTGGGGTTATCTGCTGGCGCTGCTGGTGGGATTGATCATCGTCGCGATCTTCCCCTGGATCTCGATCGGATTCCTTTGA
- a CDS encoding TRAP transporter substrate-binding protein encodes MVFSTRFSRRTLLKASAATAVLGGLGAPHVARAQSAEFTYKYANNLPDTHPLNVRAKEMAAAIKSETNGKFDLQIFPNNQLGSDTDMLSQIRSGGVEFFTLSGLILSTLVPAASINGIGFAFPDYDTVWKAMDGDLGAHVRGEIKKAGLEVMDKIWDNGFRQTTSSSKPITGPDDLKGFKIRVPVSPLWTSMFKAFDAAPASINFSEVYSALQTKIVEGQENPLAIISTAKLYEVQKYCSLTNHMWDGFWFLANRRAWEKLPQDVRTIVAKNINAAAVKEREDTAKLNANLQQELAGKGLTFNQPAVAPFRDKLRTAGFYAEWKGKYGDQAWDLLEKAVGKLS; translated from the coding sequence ATGGTCTTTTCGACGCGCTTTTCCCGACGCACGCTTCTCAAGGCCTCCGCCGCGACCGCGGTCCTGGGCGGCCTCGGCGCGCCCCATGTGGCCCGCGCCCAGAGTGCCGAGTTCACCTACAAATACGCCAATAACTTGCCCGACACCCATCCGTTGAACGTCCGCGCCAAGGAGATGGCGGCGGCGATCAAGAGCGAGACCAACGGCAAGTTTGACCTCCAGATCTTCCCGAACAACCAGCTCGGGTCCGACACCGACATGCTGAGCCAGATCCGCTCCGGCGGCGTCGAGTTCTTCACGCTGTCCGGCCTGATCCTGTCGACCCTGGTGCCGGCCGCGTCCATCAACGGCATCGGCTTCGCGTTCCCGGACTACGACACGGTCTGGAAGGCCATGGACGGCGACCTCGGCGCCCATGTCCGCGGCGAGATCAAGAAGGCCGGCCTCGAGGTCATGGACAAGATCTGGGACAACGGCTTCCGCCAGACCACGTCGTCGAGCAAGCCGATCACCGGTCCCGACGACCTCAAGGGTTTCAAGATCCGCGTGCCGGTATCGCCGCTGTGGACCTCGATGTTCAAGGCGTTCGACGCGGCGCCCGCCTCGATCAATTTCAGCGAAGTGTATTCGGCGCTGCAGACCAAGATCGTCGAAGGCCAGGAGAACCCGCTGGCGATCATCTCGACCGCCAAACTCTACGAGGTCCAGAAATACTGCTCACTGACCAACCACATGTGGGACGGCTTCTGGTTCCTGGCGAACCGCAGGGCCTGGGAAAAGCTGCCGCAGGACGTGCGCACCATCGTCGCCAAGAACATCAACGCCGCTGCGGTCAAGGAGCGTGAGGATACCGCCAAGCTCAATGCCAATTTGCAGCAGGAGCTCGCGGGCAAAGGCCTGACCTTCAACCAGCCCGCCGTGGCGCCGTTCCGCGACAAGCTGCGCACCGCCGGCTTCTATGCCGAGTGGAAGGGCAAGTATGGCGATCAGGCCTGGGACCTCCTGGAGAAGGCCGTCGGCAAGCTGTCGTAA
- a CDS encoding Xaa-Pro peptidase family protein, translating into MQEAVARAASRAIPFDAAKLDRLMEAAGLDVLIATSKHNVQYLLGAERAIFFDYMDALGVSRYLPVLIYAKGAPEKSIYVGHRLETHQRTVAPPWVPLVRTESNGSMDAVQRASELIRQAGVPWKRVGVEMPFMPMDAGKALADALPGAELGDAVLVLERLRAVKSGEELAKLKTASGLVIASMLAVICGHGRGTTKQQLSDALRLAEVNRGLTFEYCLLACGSSHNRAPSSQRWEQGEVLSLDSGGNYLGYIGDVARMAVLGEPDAELKDYLAEIEAVQQAAFAAVRPGAMGGDIYVAAERQLAQITQRDCTDFLAHGMGLVGHEAPRLTATGPVPYDDSDARRPLEAGMVISIETTMKHPKRGFIKLEDTVAVTDSGYQIFGEDGRGWNLGRNAAA; encoded by the coding sequence ATGCAGGAAGCTGTTGCTCGTGCCGCCTCGCGCGCCATTCCGTTCGATGCCGCCAAGCTCGACCGTCTCATGGAGGCGGCAGGCCTCGACGTGCTGATCGCGACGTCCAAGCACAACGTGCAATACCTGCTGGGGGCCGAACGGGCGATCTTCTTCGACTACATGGATGCCTTGGGGGTCAGCCGCTATCTGCCAGTGCTGATCTACGCCAAGGGCGCTCCGGAGAAGTCGATCTATGTCGGGCATCGGCTGGAAACCCACCAGCGTACTGTCGCGCCGCCTTGGGTGCCGCTGGTCCGGACCGAATCGAATGGCTCGATGGACGCCGTCCAGCGCGCCTCAGAGCTGATCCGTCAGGCGGGAGTGCCCTGGAAGCGGGTCGGGGTGGAGATGCCGTTTATGCCGATGGATGCAGGAAAGGCGCTGGCCGACGCCCTGCCCGGCGCCGAGCTCGGGGACGCGGTGTTGGTGCTGGAGCGGCTGCGGGCAGTCAAATCGGGGGAGGAATTGGCGAAATTGAAGACGGCGTCCGGGCTCGTCATTGCATCCATGTTGGCAGTGATCTGCGGTCACGGTCGGGGTACGACCAAACAGCAATTGTCGGATGCGTTGCGCCTTGCCGAAGTCAACCGCGGCCTGACCTTCGAGTATTGTCTGCTTGCCTGCGGCAGCAGCCATAATCGGGCGCCGTCATCGCAGCGCTGGGAGCAAGGCGAGGTGTTGTCGCTGGATTCGGGTGGCAATTACCTCGGCTATATCGGCGACGTCGCGCGCATGGCGGTCCTGGGCGAGCCGGATGCCGAGTTGAAGGACTATCTGGCCGAGATCGAGGCGGTCCAGCAAGCCGCCTTTGCTGCTGTCAGGCCAGGCGCGATGGGCGGCGACATCTATGTTGCGGCCGAGCGCCAGCTTGCGCAGATCACCCAACGCGACTGCACGGATTTCCTCGCTCACGGTATGGGCCTCGTCGGCCATGAGGCCCCTCGCCTGACCGCAACGGGTCCGGTTCCCTATGACGACAGCGACGCCCGCCGCCCTCTCGAAGCCGGCATGGTGATCTCAATCGAGACCACGATGAAGCATCCAAAGCGCGGCTTCATCAAGCTTGAGGATACGGTTGCTGTGACGGATAGCGGCTACCAGATCTTCGGCGAAGATGGACGCGGGTGGAATTTGGGCCGGAACGCAGCCGCCTAA
- a CDS encoding ferritin family protein, protein MPFLRTSLLSAEPAGVLESIDELFALAHAMEQEATKKYDSLAQEMRGQGKDDLAEVFTRLAAAEREHVDSVTQWSQSRRGKRPDPAMVRWEAPEALAPEAAAEMKTSRLMTPYRALAMAVRNEERAFAFWSYLAAYSHDPEVKKASEAMAREELGHVATLRKERRRAYHHEHDRSGAEASSAPVRQIDARELELRLVAQLAEMEQTLSGPEAIRIRDIRQQAVGMADAATGLGSFPASMEHKGPLEIAEALVDGYLEGAERSNDAADLERLQQLAERAISRLAWLRSLTVN, encoded by the coding sequence ATGCCATTCCTGCGCACTTCATTGCTCAGTGCTGAGCCCGCGGGTGTATTGGAGTCGATCGACGAGCTCTTTGCGCTAGCGCATGCAATGGAGCAGGAAGCGACCAAAAAATACGATTCCCTTGCCCAAGAGATGCGCGGGCAGGGCAAGGATGATCTGGCGGAAGTGTTCACGCGGCTCGCCGCCGCCGAGCGCGAGCACGTGGACAGTGTGACGCAGTGGTCGCAGTCGCGCCGGGGCAAGCGCCCGGATCCCGCCATGGTGCGGTGGGAGGCGCCGGAAGCGCTGGCTCCGGAAGCTGCAGCCGAGATGAAGACATCGCGGCTGATGACGCCGTACCGCGCACTCGCCATGGCGGTCCGCAACGAGGAGCGGGCCTTCGCCTTCTGGTCATATCTGGCAGCCTATTCGCATGATCCCGAGGTCAAGAAGGCGTCCGAGGCGATGGCCAGGGAGGAACTGGGCCATGTCGCTACCCTGCGCAAGGAGAGACGTCGCGCCTATCATCACGAACACGACCGCAGCGGCGCCGAGGCATCGTCAGCGCCGGTGCGGCAAATTGATGCGCGAGAACTCGAGCTGCGCCTGGTCGCGCAGCTCGCCGAGATGGAACAAACCCTGAGCGGACCAGAGGCGATCCGCATACGGGACATCCGCCAACAGGCCGTCGGGATGGCCGACGCCGCCACCGGCCTCGGGAGCTTTCCAGCGTCGATGGAGCACAAAGGTCCATTGGAAATCGCCGAGGCGCTCGTCGATGGTTATCTCGAAGGCGCCGAGCGGTCGAACGACGCTGCCGATCTCGAACGTTTGCAGCAGCTCGCCGAACGCGCGATCTCGCGACTGGCCTGGCTGCGATCGCTCACGGTGAATTAA